The following proteins are encoded in a genomic region of Streptomyces sp. NBC_01723:
- a CDS encoding styrene monooxygenase/indole monooxygenase family protein — translation MRKILVVGAGQSGLQLALGLQSHGYEVTLMSNRTADEIRTGRVMSTQCMFHTALQHERDLQLNFWESQAPKIEGLGVSVAAPGSHDPGPTQRAIDWLGRLDGFAQSVDQRVKMAGWMETFAQRGGQLVIHGAAVGDLDYFSRAYDLVLVSAGKGELVQMFGRDASRSPYAEPQRALAVAYVHGLGPRPEHPETEAVRCNLVPGVGELFIMPTFTTSGRADILFWEGIPGGPLDAFKDVKDPAEHLSLTLELMEKFVPWEYARATKVELTDAGGTLAGRYAPTVRNPIGRLPGGGLVLGVADVVVANDPITGQGSNSASKCAAAYLASILEQGDGEFDEAWMRQTFDRYWQTAQHVTKWTNAMLAPPPEHILNLIGAAGQLQPAADRFANGFNDPSDFENFFYEPAKTEAYLAEISGA, via the coding sequence ATGCGGAAGATACTCGTCGTCGGAGCCGGCCAGTCCGGTCTCCAGCTCGCCCTCGGCCTCCAGTCGCACGGCTACGAGGTCACCCTGATGTCCAACCGGACCGCGGACGAGATCCGCACCGGCCGGGTCATGTCGACGCAGTGCATGTTCCACACGGCACTCCAGCACGAGCGCGACCTCCAGCTGAACTTCTGGGAGTCCCAGGCCCCGAAGATCGAGGGACTCGGCGTCTCGGTCGCCGCTCCCGGCTCGCACGACCCGGGCCCGACCCAGCGCGCGATCGACTGGCTGGGCCGGCTCGACGGCTTCGCGCAGTCCGTCGACCAGCGGGTGAAGATGGCCGGCTGGATGGAGACCTTCGCCCAGCGCGGCGGCCAGCTGGTCATCCACGGCGCGGCCGTCGGCGACCTGGACTACTTCTCCCGCGCCTACGACCTGGTGCTGGTCTCCGCGGGCAAGGGCGAGCTGGTCCAGATGTTCGGCCGCGACGCCTCCCGCTCCCCGTACGCCGAGCCGCAGCGCGCCCTCGCGGTGGCCTACGTGCACGGGCTGGGCCCGCGCCCGGAGCACCCGGAGACCGAGGCCGTCCGCTGCAACCTGGTCCCCGGCGTCGGCGAGCTGTTCATCATGCCGACGTTCACCACCTCCGGCCGCGCGGACATCCTGTTCTGGGAGGGCATACCCGGCGGCCCGCTGGACGCCTTCAAGGACGTCAAGGACCCGGCCGAGCACCTCTCCCTGACCCTGGAGCTCATGGAGAAGTTCGTGCCCTGGGAGTACGCCCGGGCCACCAAGGTCGAGCTGACCGACGCCGGCGGCACGCTGGCCGGCCGCTACGCCCCCACCGTCCGCAACCCGATCGGCCGGCTCCCCGGCGGCGGTCTGGTCCTCGGCGTGGCCGACGTGGTCGTCGCCAACGACCCGATCACCGGTCAGGGCTCCAACTCCGCCTCCAAGTGCGCGGCCGCCTACCTCGCCTCGATCCTGGAACAGGGCGACGGGGAGTTCGACGAGGCGTGGATGCGGCAGACCTTCGACCGCTACTGGCAGACCGCCCAGCACGTCACCAAGTGGACGAACGCCATGCTCGCGCCGCCGCCGGAGCACATCCTGAACCTCATCGGCGCCGCCGGTCAGCTCCAGCCCGCCGCCGACCGCTTCGCCAACGGCTTCAACGACCCGTCCGACTTCGAGAACTTCTTCTACGAGCCGGCGAAGACCGAGGCCTACCTCGCCGAGATCTCCGGAGCGTAG